The genome window GGCCAAGGGCCTGCTGGTGACCTTGCAGAGCCAGCAGAAACTGGTGATGCCGGCGACCTTGCGCATCGACTTCGCCGACGGCAGCCACCTCGACCAGCGCGTGCCGGTGGAGGCCTGGATCCAGCAGACCCAGCCGCAGATCCGGGTGCCGAGCACGCAGAAGGTGGTGCACGTGACCCTGGACCCCGAGCACAAACTGCCCGACGCCGACCGCGGCGACAACGAGATCGACGCGGTGAGCTGAGCCCACTGGCCGCGCCGCACGCGCCCGCGTGCGTGCGTGCGATCGTATGCAGGGAAATTTCGCTGGAAGGCAATTCCAGCGGCGAACCGTCCAACATCTGGATCGACCACCGCACCTTGTTCGCGTCGCTGAGCAAGTGTGCCGGCGACGCCTCCTTCGACGGCGGCATCGACATGAAGAAGTGCGCTCACCACGTCACCGGGTCGTACAACGACGTGCCCGACTACCAGAAGGTCGCGCTCAACGGCTATAGCGACAACGACACCAAGAACGCCGCCGCGCGCACCACCTATCGCCACGACCGCTTCGAGAACGTGGAGTCGCGGCTGCCGCCGCAACGCCGCGGGCTGAGCCACAGTTACAACAACGACTTCAACAACGTGCTCACCTCCGGCATCAACGCGCGGATGTGTGCGGTGGCGCTGATCGAGGCCAACTACTTCGAGAACGCGAAGAAACCGGTGACCTCGCGCGACAGCAGCGAAATCGGCTACTGGGATCTGATCAACAACTACGTCGGCAACGGCATCACCTGGAGCGTGCCGGACAGCGACAGCAAGCCATGCGCCACGCCAACCGCTGGATCTCGTCGAGGACCGTCCCGCAGCCGCTTGCCTACCGGTACACCGCAATCCCGGCCGCGCAGGTCAAGGCCAAGGTCATCGCCATGGCGGGCGCAGGCACCAACCTGGCCGAATAAGCCGTCCAACCGCCATGCGGCCGCCCCGGTCCGGTCCGGTCCGGGGCATTGCCGCTGGCCGTCCTTCCGCATGCGCGCCACGCATGCGCTGCGCATGGCGCGTGCACGGAGCCGGGTCGCATCGGCGGATCGGCTCATGTCAGGCTCCGCATTGAATGTGAGTCGCAATGCGACGCCGGCGCATAACGCGATCGCGTCGCAGTCGCGCTTGCCGGCTGCCCTTTTCACATGGATTTGATCGATCCGCGCATGTCGCGGCGGCCTCGCCGAGCTGTCTGCACATGCCGCTCACCTATGTAACGGCATTCAAAAAAACATGCGCAATTGCGCATCAAGAATCTGTGGCCGCCGCCGTTACATCGCCCAAGCATCGACAGCGGTCTTATGCTCGGCAGGCCTAAGCTTAACCAATTTTAACTGTTTTCCAGCCGTGCCAGCACTGTTGTGCATTTTCTATTTTGTGCCAGGTTCCGCATGTTTGTAAGCCGTGGCGCAGTCTCACTTCCTTTCCCCTAAATAGGTGTCCCATGATCGGATTTCTTCAGCGCTACAACGTCGGCACGCGGCTCTCTGCGGCGTTCGGTGTGCTCATCCTGCTTTCCTGCGCGCTCGTTGTCGCCGGGTTGATGACCCTGGCGCAGGCGCGCGACCGCATGGAAACCATCGTCAAGCGCAACCTGACCATCCTCGGTTACGTCGGCGAGATGCAGAAGGCCAGTTCGGATGTGGCCATCAACCTGCGCAACATCGTCCTGCCGACCACGCGCGGGCAGAACCTCCAGTTCGCCAAAGCCATCGAGCGCGAGCGTGCGCGCTACAGCGATAACCACGACAGGCTCTATGCGATTCCGGTTTCGGATTCCACTGCCGCGCACATGCGCAAGGAGATCGATGACCGCTACGCGCTTACCCGCGCGGCCAATCAAAAGGTGCTGGACCTCGGCATGGAGGACAAGGACGATCTGGCGCTCACGGTGTTGATGAAGGAGGCCGGACCCGCCACCGAGAAGTGGCAGCAGGCGATCGACGTGTATTCGGAGCGGCAGCACAAGCGTGGTGCCAAGGCTTATGCCGATGCCAATCTGGCGATGGATCGCGGCCGCGTCATGCTGATCAGCGGCGGCGTGGCGGTGGTTGTGGTCAGCGCGCTGCTTGCCTGGCTGATCACCCGCAGCCTGACCGTGCCGCTGGGCCGCGCCACGCGCGCCGCGGAAGCGATCGCGCGCGGCGAACTGGACAACGACGTGAAAACATCGTCCAACGACGAAACTGGCCGTTTGTTGAGCGCGATGCATGGCATGCAGGAACAATTGCGCAACCTGATCGCCGCACAGTTGGACATGGCCAAGCGCCATGACGCCGGCCAGATCAGCTACCGCATGGATGTGGCGGTGTTCCCCGGCGACTACGGTCGCATGGCGGCGGAAACCAACAGCGTGGTCGATTCGCATGTCTCGGTGCAGCTGAAGCTGGCGCAGATCATGGGCCGTTACGCGATCGGCGACCTCAGCCAGGACATGGACCGCCTGCCCGGCGAGAAAGCGGCATTCACCCAGACCATGGACGAGGTGAAGGCCAACCTGTCGGCGATGAACGGCCAGATCAGGCAGCTGGCGCAGTCCGCTGCCAACGGCGACTTCAGCGCCCGCGGCGACGCCGAGCGTTTCCAGTTCGACTTCCGGGTCATGGTCGAGAGCCTCAACCAGCTGATGACCACAGCCGACGGCAATTTGCAGTCGCTGTCGGCCTTGCTGCAGTCCATCGCCGCCGGCGACCTGACCGCGCGCATGCACGGCGAGTTCCGCGGCGTGTTCGCGCAGATGCGCGACGACGCCAATGCCACGGCCGAGCAGCTTGCCGAGATCGTCGGCCGGATCAAGCATTCGGCGGTGTCGATCAATGCCGCGGCCAGCGAGATCGCGACCGGCAACGACGACCTGTCGCGGCGCACCGAACAGCAGGCCGCGAGCCTGGAGGAAACTGCAGCCTCAATGGAGGAACTGACCTCCACCGTGAAGCAGAACGCCGAGCACGCGCGCCAGGCCAATCAGCTCGCGGTCGGCGCCGCCTCGGTCGCCTCGCAGGGCGGCGACGTGGTCGGCCAGGTGGTGACCACAATGAGCGGCATCGAGACCTCGTCCAAGAAGATTGCCGACATCATCAGCGTCATCGACGGCATCGCGTTCCAGACCAACATCCTGGCGCTCAACGCCGCGGTGGAAGCGGCGCGCGCCGGCGAACAGGGTCGCGGCTTCGCCGTCGTCGCCTCGGAAGTGCGTACCCTGGCGCAGCGCTCGGCCAGCGCCGCCAAGGAGATCAAGGAACTGATCGACGACTCGGTCAGCCGCGTCGCCGAAGGCTCGGCGCTGGTCGGCCAGGCCGGCAAGACCATGCATGAGATCGTGTCCTCGGTGCAGCGCGTCACCGACATCATGAGCGAGATCTCCTCGGCCTCGCAGGAGCAGTACGCCGGCATCGAGCAGGTCAACCAGACCGTGACCCAGATGGACGAGAGCACTCAGCAGAACGCGGCCCTGGTGGAAGAGGCCAGCGCCGCGGCGCGGTCGATGGAACAGCAAGCGACCGAACTTTCGCAGGCGGTGGCCCTGTTCAAGCTGGAGGAGACCGCAGCACCGCTGCGTCAGCCGACCCTGGCGATCGCACCGAAGCCGAGGAGCTATGCCCGTGCAGCGCCGGCGCCGGCGCCGACCGCTGCGCGTCGCCTGTCGGCCGTCGCTGCCATGGGCACCGACAAGGACTGGCAGGAGTTCTGAGCCGCGCATGCGCTGTTTGCCGCCTTCCAGCGCGAGGGCGGCCCATCGTCGCGGCACATCTGCCGCGTGGCGAATGGCGTTGGATCGGCATGATCTGCTGTGTCCCCTGTCAGGTCTTCGTGATTCATGACCCGATCGTTCCGACCGACCAAGGCCGTCTGCTGGTGATCAAGAATGCGGATGGCGACGGATTGTCATGGAACGCCTGGCCCACAACGAAAACGCCGCGACCGTTGCCGGCCACGGCGCTGCTGCAGGTGTGGCCGTGTCAACCCGTCGGAGCAGTCGAATTGGTGCGCGGGAGCACGTACGAGGTGATGTATTCGCCGTTGGAGCCGTAGACCACGACGATCATCTGTTTGGAGTCCTGGTAAACCACGGTGGCGCTGCACGGGCAGCTCGCGGCGGCGGTGACCATGCCGAGCGGGCGGTCCTTCTCGTCGTTGACGACGATCAGCGGCTCCTGTGCGGCCAAGCCGATCGGCAGGCGCGATTGGGCGCCCGGGGTGACCGCCATGACCGTGATCACCTCGTCCTTCGACGAGTTGATCTGGGCGAAGGTCAGCCCGGACTTCTCGAACGTGTAGACCTTGAACAGCGGCGACAGGCTGACGTTCTTCTTGCCGGCCGGGACGCGTTCGCCCAGGCCTTGGATCGTGTCGTTGGCTTCGAGCTTCTGCCCGGTGGCATGGGTCTGCGTCGCGGTGAATGCGACGGCCAGAACGGCCAGGGTCAACAGGGGTTTGTTCATGGTGTCTCTCCTTGTCTGGATGCAGCGGACCGTTGCGCATGGGTCGGGCGGCAGCCGTGGTCCATTCCGGCCGAGCCGCTCGGTGCAGGCCATCTCCTGGCCTGCCGTCGCGCGTGCGGGCGGAGCCGTACCGGGCGACCGGCGTAGTGCCTTTGGGCGGCGCTACGCCGGTCGTCGAGCACTGCTTCCAACTCGACGCTTTGTTCAGTATTTCTGACGTTAGTATCGCTGTCAATATGTAAAATCAATGATTTGCGGAGAATATGGAGAAATCCTGCGGTTTTGTATCTCCGAACTTCGGATGCCGCTTGTCGGCCGTGCAGGTCGTGCCCCGCTTGCGCGTGCGCAGGCGGGTTGCGAAGGGCGGGAGGGCAGGGGAGGGGAGCGAAGGACGGAGCGATGGGCATGCGCCAGTGGCAGCGACGCAGCGGCGGTCCGCCAGGCGCGACCAGCGTATCGCGATGGGGCGGGCCAGTCGCCGCTCGCCAGCGCAGACGCTGCGCTGCACGCTCGGTGCCGCTGAGCGCAGGCCATGCGCGTCCATCGGCCGCTGCGGGATTCGAAGACGTGGCGCGACCCGCTCAGGATCGGCTGCTGCGCACGGCGAGCACGGCGCCATCGCGACGCGGTATCGTGTCCGGATTCCTGTCAATCGACGAACCCGATGCCGCATCCGTCCATGCCTCCCGGTCCCGCCGCCGCGTCCACCTTGCGCCATGCGCTGAAGCCGCGGCAACTGATCATGATGGGGCTGGGCAGCGCGATCGGTGCCGGCTTGTTCCTGGGCTCCGGCGTCGGCGTGCACGCGGCGGGGCCGGCGGTGCTGATCTCCTATCTGGTCGCCGGCGCGCTGGTGATCATCGTGATGAACGCGCTGGGCGAGATGGCCGCGGCCAAGCCGGCCAGCGGTGCGTTCTCGGTGTATGCCGCCGACGCGATGGGCGCCACTGCGGGAGCGACGGTGGGGTGGTTGTGGTGGCTACAGTTGGTGATCGTGATCGCCGCCGAGGCGGTAGGTGCGGCCGGCTTGCTGGCCACGGTGTGGCCGGCGTTGCCGGTGCCGCTGGTCGCGGTGGTGTTCATGGCCGCCTTCACCGCGATCAACCTGCTCGGCGTGCGCAATTTCGGCGAGTTCGAATTTTGGTTCGCGATCCTCAAGGTGGTGGCGATCGTCGGCTTCATCCTGGTCGGCGTGGCGTTGCTGGCCGGCTGGTTGCCGAATGTGGCCGCGCCGGGCTGGTCCAACGTCACCGGCAACGGTGGTTTCGCGCCCAAAGGGTTGGCCGGGATCGGCGCAGCGCTGCTGGTGGTGGTGTTCGCCTTCGGCGGCACCGAGATCGTAGCGGTGGCGGCGGCCGAGACCGCTGACCCGGAGCGCAGCATCGCGCGCGCGATCCGCACCGTGGCCTGGCGCATCCTGGTGTTCTACATCGGCTCGCTGAGCGTGATCATCGCGGTGGTGCCATGGCAGAGCGAGGCGCTGAGTTCGCCGTTCGCCGCGGTGCTGCAGGCGGCCAAGATTCCTGGCGCCGCCACCGGCATCACCCTGATCGCCGTGATCGCGCTGCTGTCGGCGCTCAACGCCAATCTGTACGGCGCCTCGCGGATGATCTTTTCGCTGGCGCAGCGCGGCGAGGCGCCGCGCGTGCTGGGCGCCACCAACGGCCAGCAGGTGCCGCGGCTGGCGGTGCTGGCCAGCGTGCTGTTCGGCTTCGTCGCCGCGGTGCTGGAATTGCTGTATCCGAATCGTGTGCTGCCGACGCTGCTGAACATCGTCGGCGCGACCTGCCTGCTGGTGTGGACGATCTCGCTGCTGTCGCAGCTGATCCTGCGCGCGCGCGCCGACCGCGCCGGGACGCGCTTGCCGTTCCGCATGCGCGGCTATCCGCTGCTGACCGTGCTGGCGCTGGCGATCCTGGCGCTGATCTTCGGCCTGCTGGTGGCCTCGCCCGACACCCGCGCGCAATTCCTGTCGATGGCCGCGCTGACCGCGGCGATCGCGCTGATCAGCGGCGTGGCGCGGCGGCGGCGCGCCGGGCGGGCAGGATAGGGCGTCCCGCTTTTCCTGTAGGAGGCTTCAGCCGCGACCCGATGCCAGGCATTGCGACGAAGGCTTGAAGAGCGCTGTGTTTCTTGCGAGAACGCAAAGCCCTTGGCTCACACGTTCGTCGCGGCTGAAGCCGCTTCTACACGGCCTGCGGATCGCCTGCTGGGCGCACTGTAGGAGCAACTTCCGCCGCGACAACGTTCGAAGCCGCAAGGCCCGCCGCTGCGCTCGTCGCGACTGAAGTCGCTCCCACAAGGGCTTCACCGGCGCCTTGGAGTTGCGAGGCCGCTTGTGGGAGGGACTTCAGTGCCGACTGCATGCCGGTTGGGTACATTCACCACTGCGCTCGTCGCGGCTGAAGACAGTTGCTCCTACACACGCGTGGTGGCGGCTCAGCCCAGCAGCAGCCGCGCGCCCAGTGCGCACAGCAGCGCCGGCGGCATCACCAGCGCGCCGACTTTCAGGAAGCGCCAGAAGCCCACGTCCTCGCCTTCGCGGCGGATCGCGGTGAGCCACAGGATGGTGGCCAGCGAGCCGGTGATCGACAGGTTCGGTCCCAGGTCCACGCCGATCAGCAACGCATCGACGACCAGTTGCGGCGGATGCGCCTGGGCGATGGTGGTGCTGGCGATCAGGCCGGCCGGCAGGTTGTTCATCAGGTTGGAGGCGAACGCCAGCAGCGTGCCGGCCGCACCGGCCGTGGCTACCGGCGACTGCACGGCGGCGGCGGACAGCGTCTGCGCGAGCCAGGCGATGACGCCGGTGCGCGACAAGGCCTCGACCAGCACGAACAGCCCGGCCACCAGCGGCAGCACCGCCCACGACACCGCCCGCGCCAGCGGCAGCGGCGATTGCCGACCGCCCAGGCACACGGCGGCCAGCGTGGCCAGGCCGGCCAGGCAGGTGGGCAGGCCCAGGTCGCGGCCCAGCGCGGAGACGCCGACCAGCAGCGCGGCGGTGGCGAGGATGCCGGCCAGCGCGAACGCGCCGCCGCGGCTTAGCGGCACCGTGTCCACGCGTTCGGCGCAGCGCCCGCGCAGGTCCTTGCGCTCGGCCCAGTACAGCATGCCGAAGGTGACCGCGATCGCCAGCAGCGAGGGCAGCGCGAACGCGGCCATCCACGCACCTAGCGTCGGCATGGTGCCGCCGTACAGCACCAGGTTGGCGGGATTGGAGATCGGCAGCACGAAGCTGGCGGCGTTGGCGATCAGCGCGCAGGCGAACAGCATCGGCAGCGGCTTGGCCCCGGCCTTGCGCGCGGCCGCGTACACCGCCGGGGTCAGCACCACCGCCGTGGCGTCGTTGGACAGGAATGCGGTGACCACGATGCCGACCCCGAACACCACCGCGAACAAGCGCCGTGGCGAGCCTTTGGCGAGGTTCACGGCGTGCATCGCCACCCAGTCGAACAGGCCTTCGGCGCGCGCGGTTTCCGACAGCAGCATCATTCCGATCAGGAACAGGTAGACGTCGTAGCCCTTCACTACCGCGTGCCAGGCCTCGGCGCCGGGCATCAGCCCGAGCACCATCAGCAGCAGCGCGCCGCCCACCGCCCACAGTGCCTCGGGCAGCTTGAACGGCCGCGCGATCACCCCGGCGGTGGCCGCGGCGCAGATGCTCCAGGTGGCGACATTGGCCGCGTGTCCGCTCAGCATGCGCATGCCGCCGGTGCGGTCGTGCAGGGCGCCGGCACGCGGCGGCGAGCGAGGGCGGTGGCGCGGTCCGTGGCGGACGCGTGGGGCAGGCTGGACATGGCGGTAATCGGCGCGTGCGGCGGCGTGGAAGAAAATGGCCGGCAAGGATAGCAAGCTGGGAGACGCGGGACTCGGGACCTGGGACCCGGAGAAGCGGCGAGGGGGCGAGGGGGCGAGGGGGCGAATAGGCCGCGATTGCGCCTTGCACACGGTGCTTGAGCCGTCATGCTCCTGCCGGTCCCGGTCCCGGTCCCGGTCCCGGTCCCGCTACCGCTACCGCACGTACCGATCGATCCACCCCTGCAAAAAGGCGCTTAGGCCCAGCCTGGCCGGCGGCGACAGGCCGGCGCTGCGGACGAAGCCTGCCGCGGCCTGGGCGAAGTCCTGCTTTGCACGCCACGTGGCCTGCTGCGCGGCTGCCTGCTGCTGGCGCAACTGCACCAAGTGCAGTGATGGCCGTCCCGGCGGCGCGAACTTCTGGTCGCGGCGCAGGGCATCGGCGGACAGCGTGGTGGCGTGCGCGGCCTGCAGCAGCGCCTGCCTGGCCTGCAGCGACTGCAGCAGCCATTGCCCAGTGTCGCTGAGCCGCCAGGGTGCGGCGGGATTGAAAGTGGCGCTCAGCAGCGGCGGGATCGCGGCATCTGCGAGGCCGGCGGCGCTCGGGTCCAGGCGTTGCAGCCGGGCGAGGAAGTCGGCGTGGGCGAAGGCGGGGTCGGTTGCCATGGGCGGCGCGGGAAGGAGCGAGCGCGGACTGTACATGGCTTTGTCGCGCGCGTGGATGCGGCGCTGCCGAGGGGGGGCAGTGGCTGGTCGCGGCTGCCGTCTGTGGTTCGGTTTCGGTCGCGGCTGAAGCCCTATAGGGGGTGACGCGCTGCAAGAGGTGCCCGTTCGCGCTGCCGGCTCAGCTGCCACCGGTCGCGGTTTCCGGTGCTGCGTCGGCGGTGTCGGCGCCGCGCTTCTGCGCCAACAGCCATTGCCACATCTTCGGGTTGCGGTAGGTGGTGTCCCAGGCGTTGTGGTTGCCTTCGGGGTATTCGGTGTAGCGCACGTCGGCGTCCAGATTCTTGAACGCGCGGTAGATCTTGCGGTCGTCGTGCGGGAGCACCACGTCGTCCTCGGCGCCGTGGAAGATCCACACCGGGATCCGCTGCAGGCGCTCGGCCAGTGCGCTGTAGGGATCGGGCAGCTCGGCCACCGGAGTCACCACCAGGTATTCGCGGTCCTCATGCGGGGACAGGATCGCGCCGC of Xanthomonas translucens pv. cerealis contains these proteins:
- a CDS encoding arsenic transporter, with translation MLSGHAANVATWSICAAATAGVIARPFKLPEALWAVGGALLLMVLGLMPGAEAWHAVVKGYDVYLFLIGMMLLSETARAEGLFDWVAMHAVNLAKGSPRRLFAVVFGVGIVVTAFLSNDATAVVLTPAVYAAARKAGAKPLPMLFACALIANAASFVLPISNPANLVLYGGTMPTLGAWMAAFALPSLLAIAVTFGMLYWAERKDLRGRCAERVDTVPLSRGGAFALAGILATAALLVGVSALGRDLGLPTCLAGLATLAAVCLGGRQSPLPLARAVSWAVLPLVAGLFVLVEALSRTGVIAWLAQTLSAAAVQSPVATAGAAGTLLAFASNLMNNLPAGLIASTTIAQAHPPQLVVDALLIGVDLGPNLSITGSLATILWLTAIRREGEDVGFWRFLKVGALVMPPALLCALGARLLLG
- a CDS encoding methyl-accepting chemotaxis protein, coding for MIGFLQRYNVGTRLSAAFGVLILLSCALVVAGLMTLAQARDRMETIVKRNLTILGYVGEMQKASSDVAINLRNIVLPTTRGQNLQFAKAIERERARYSDNHDRLYAIPVSDSTAAHMRKEIDDRYALTRAANQKVLDLGMEDKDDLALTVLMKEAGPATEKWQQAIDVYSERQHKRGAKAYADANLAMDRGRVMLISGGVAVVVVSALLAWLITRSLTVPLGRATRAAEAIARGELDNDVKTSSNDETGRLLSAMHGMQEQLRNLIAAQLDMAKRHDAGQISYRMDVAVFPGDYGRMAAETNSVVDSHVSVQLKLAQIMGRYAIGDLSQDMDRLPGEKAAFTQTMDEVKANLSAMNGQIRQLAQSAANGDFSARGDAERFQFDFRVMVESLNQLMTTADGNLQSLSALLQSIAAGDLTARMHGEFRGVFAQMRDDANATAEQLAEIVGRIKHSAVSINAAASEIATGNDDLSRRTEQQAASLEETAASMEELTSTVKQNAEHARQANQLAVGAASVASQGGDVVGQVVTTMSGIETSSKKIADIISVIDGIAFQTNILALNAAVEAARAGEQGRGFAVVASEVRTLAQRSASAAKEIKELIDDSVSRVAEGSALVGQAGKTMHEIVSSVQRVTDIMSEISSASQEQYAGIEQVNQTVTQMDESTQQNAALVEEASAAARSMEQQATELSQAVALFKLEETAAPLRQPTLAIAPKPRSYARAAPAPAPTAARRLSAVAAMGTDKDWQEF
- a CDS encoding amino acid permease, with amino-acid sequence MPHPSMPPGPAAASTLRHALKPRQLIMMGLGSAIGAGLFLGSGVGVHAAGPAVLISYLVAGALVIIVMNALGEMAAAKPASGAFSVYAADAMGATAGATVGWLWWLQLVIVIAAEAVGAAGLLATVWPALPVPLVAVVFMAAFTAINLLGVRNFGEFEFWFAILKVVAIVGFILVGVALLAGWLPNVAAPGWSNVTGNGGFAPKGLAGIGAALLVVVFAFGGTEIVAVAAAETADPERSIARAIRTVAWRILVFYIGSLSVIIAVVPWQSEALSSPFAAVLQAAKIPGAATGITLIAVIALLSALNANLYGASRMIFSLAQRGEAPRVLGATNGQQVPRLAVLASVLFGFVAAVLELLYPNRVLPTLLNIVGATCLLVWTISLLSQLILRARADRAGTRLPFRMRGYPLLTVLALAILALIFGLLVASPDTRAQFLSMAALTAAIALISGVARRRRAGRAG